In the genome of Bacteroides mediterraneensis, the window ATTGCTTATGGATTATACAATTCTGATACTTGCCCTCCCGATGCTGAGCTTCCTGCTTCTGGCACTGGCCGGCATGAAAATGCCTCATCGTGTAGCGGGCGCCATCGGCACACTTTCACTGGGAGTGGTAGCCGTACTGAGCTATCTGACGGCATTCAGCTATTTCACGGCTCCACGTACTGCGGAAGGCCTCTACCCTACGCTGACTCCGTGGAACATTGAATGGCTGCCGTTCACTTCGTCTCTTCATATTGACATGGGTATCCTGCTGGACCCGATTTCCGTCATGATGCTGGTGGTCATCTCCACCGTTTCCCTGATGGTACACATCTATTCTTTCGGTTACATGAAAGGAGAGGTCGGTTTCCAGCGGTATTACGCCTTCCTGTCATTGTTTACTTTCTCCATGCTGGGACTGGTCGTTGCAACCAATATCTTCCAGATGTATGTGTTCTGGGAACTGGTGGGTGTGTCTTCTTACCTGCTCATCGGTTTCTACTACACCAAGCCGGAAGCCATTGCTGCCAGCAAGAAAGCATTCATCGTAACCCGTTTTGCCGACCTGGGCTTCCTAATCGGTATCCTGATTTACGGATATTACATGCAGACCTTTACCTTCACTCCGGGCACGGAACGTCTGATGCAGGCCGGAATGGTACTTCCCCTTGCACTGGGACTGATGTTCGTGGGTGGCGCCGGTAAGAGTGCCATGTTCCCGTTGCACATCTGGTTGCCGGACGCCATGGAAGGTCCGACTCCGGTATCTGCCTTGATTCATGCCGCCACCATGGTGGTAGCCGGTGTTTACCTGGTAGCCCGCATGTTCCCGCTGTTCATCGGTTATGCACCTCACACCCTGCACATCGTGGCCTGGGTAGGTGCTTTCACTGCCTTCTATGCAGCCAGCGTAGCCTGCGCACAGAGTGATATCAAGCGTGTACTTGCCTTCTCTACCATCTCACAGATTGGTTTCATGATGGTGGCACTGGGTGTCTGCACCGCAGCCGACCCGCACGAAGGCGGTCTGGGTTACATGGCCGGCATGTTCCACCTGTTCACTCACGCCATGTTCAAAGCCCTGCTTTTCCTGGGCGCCGGATGCATCATCCATGCCGTACACAGCAACGAGATGGAGACCATGGGCGGCTTGCACAAATACATGCCGATTACCCACATCACCTTCCTGATTGCCTGTCTGGCCATTGCCGGTATTCCTCCTTTCTCCGGATTCTTCTCCAAAGACGAGATTCTGACAGCCTGCTTCCAGTACAGTCCGGTCATCGGATGGATTATGACGATTATCGCCGGAATGACCGCTTTCTACATGTTCCGTCTGTACTACTGCATCTTCTGGGGCAAGGAAAACAAGGAACTGCACGCACATCATGTACCGCATGAAAGTCCGCTGACCATGACCTTCCCGCTGATGTTCCTGGCACTGGTTACCCTCGTAGCCGGATTTATTCCTTTCGGACACTTCGTTTCTTCCAATGGACATGCCTACGACATTCACCTCGACTGGGGAGTAGCCGGCACAAGCATCGTCATTGCCGTCATCGCCATCGCCCTGGCCACTTGGATGTATGCCCGCGAAAAACAGCCTGTAGCCGAGATGCTGGCACAGCGCTTCAGTACCCTGCACCGTGCAGCCTACAAGCGCTTCTACATGGATGAGATCTGGTTGTTCGTTACCAAGAAAATCATCTTCCGCTGCGTATCCACTCCGCTGGCATGGTTCGACCGCCACGTCATCGACCAGTTCATGAATTTCATGGCATGGAGCACCAACGCCGCTGGAGAAACCGTACAGCCGATACAGAACGGTAAAATCCAGACGTACACTCATTATTTCCTGGCAGGTATTATTGTACTGACAATCATCTTGCTGCTGAACTAACAAAGAAGAATCTATAACGTATGAATATATTAAGTCTTTTCGTATTGATACCTCTGCTGATGCTGCTGGGACTGTGGATTGCCCGCAACGTCAATCAGGTCAGAGGAGTGATGGTAGCCGGCTCGTCCATCCTGCTGGTGCTTGCCGCCTACCTCACGGTGTCTTATATCGGACAGCGCCATGCCGGAGCCACGGCTGAGATGCTTTTCACGGACAGCATCACGTGGTATGCCCCGCTTCACATCTGCTACTCGGTGGGAGTAGACGGTATCTCAGTGGTCATGCTGCTGCTGAGTTCCATCATCGTATTTACCGGTACATTTGCCTCTTGGAAACTGAAGCCGCTCACCAAGGAATACTTCTTGTGGTTCACCCTGCTGAGCACCGGTGTATTCGGTTTCTTCATCTCTACCGACCTGTTCACCATGTTCATGTTCTATGAAGTAGCCTTGATTCCGATGTACCTGCTGATTGGCGTATGGGGAAGCGGCCGCAAGGAATATGCCGCCATGAAACTGACCCTGATGCTGATGGGTGGTTCCGCCTTCCTGTTGATTGGTATCCTGGGCATCTACTACGGAGCCGGCGCAGAAACCATGAACATTCTGGAAATCGTGAAACACCAGATACCGACCGAAATGCAACGCATCTTCTTCCCGATGGTCTTCCTGGGATTCGGCGTATTGGGTGCCCTCTTCCCCTTCCATACATGGAGTCCCGACGGTCATGCTTCTGCCCCGACGGCCGTAAGTATGCTGCACGCCGGCGTACTGATGAAACTGGGAGGTTACGGATGCTTCCGTATCGCCATGTACCTGATGCCGACCGGAGCTGCCATCTGGGGTGACTTCTTCCTGGTGCTGACAACCATCTCTGTCGTATACGGTGCCTTCAGTGCCGTGGTACAGACCGACTTGAAATACATCAACGCCTACTCTTCCGTAAGCCACTGCGGACTGGTGTTGTTTGCCTTGCTGATGATGACCCGCGTCAGTGCGACGGGTGCCATCCTGCAGATGCTGAGCCACGGATTGATGACCGCCCTGTTCTTCGCCCTCATCGGTATGATTTACGGACGCACGCACACCCGTGACATCCGTCAGCTGAGCGGACTGATGAAAATCATGCCGTTCCTGTCTGTCGGCTATGTCATTGCCGGTCTGGCCAACTTGGGTCTGCCGGGCCTGAGCGGATTCATTGCCGAAATGACCGTCTTTGTCGGTTCTTTCCAGAATCCGGACCTGTTCCACCGCACCTGCACCGTCATCGCTACGATGAGTATTGTGATTACGGCAGTATATATCCTGCGCGTGGTCGGAAAAATCCTGTATGGCACCTGCCATAACCCGGAACACCTGAAACTGACCGATGCCACTTGGGACGAACGTCTGGCTGTAATCTGCCTGATTGTGGCCGTAGCCGGACTGGGACTTGCTCCTTACTGGGTGAGCAACGTCATCAGTGGAAGCGTAGAACCTATTATCAGCCAACTTATCCGATAACCCGAATAAATAAAAAGAAATTATATGAGCGAATTATTTACTATGCAGGCTGAAATCAGCCTGGTCGCCATTATCCTCCTCCTGCTGCTGGCCGACTTGATTATGAAGACGCCCAGCCACAAGCCGCTCCAGTATATGGCTTGCGTATTCATGGTGGTGCAACTGGCCCTGAACATCGTTCCGACCAGCGGTGAAGCATTCGGAGGAATGTATCATGCCACTCAAATGGCATCTGTCGTAAAAACCATCCTGACCGCCGGTACCCTGCTCGTATTCCTGCAGTCGGGCGAATGGCTGTCACGCGAAGATACCCGCCACAAAGCCGGTGAGTTCTACATGCTGACCTTGAGTACACTGCTGGGAATGTATTTCATGGTGAGTGCCGGAAGCTTTATCCTGTTCTACGTGGGACTGGAACTGGCCAGCATCCCGATGGCCTGTCTGGTGGCTTTCGACAAGTTCCGTCATCACAGTGCCGAAGCCGGAGCGAAGTTCATCCTGAACTCCATGTTCTCTTCTGCCCTGATGCTGTACGGTATCTCTATGGTGTACGGTACTACCGGAACCACTTATTTTGCCGATGTAACGGCCGCACTGACCGGCACACCGCTCCAGATTATGGCCATGGTGTTCTTCTTTGCCGGACTGGGATTCAAGCTGAGCTTGGTTCCGTTCCACATGTGGACCCCCGATACTTACCAGGGAGCCCCGACCAACGTATCAGCCTACTTGTCTGTCATCTCTAAAGGTGCAGCTGCCTTCGCCCTGATGAGCATCCTGGTGAAAGTGTTCGGACAGATGGTAGCCGACTGGAGCCTGCTGCTGAGCATCGTCATCGTGCTGACCATTACCATTGCCAATATCTTCGCCATCCTGCAGGAAGACCTGAAACGATTCATGGCCTACAGTAGTATCTCACAGGCCGGCTACATCATGTTGGCCGTACTGGGAGGAAACGAACAGGGAATGGCCTCACTGGTGTACTACCTCGTGGTGTACATCGCCGCCAACCTCGCTGTTTTCGGTGTAATCAGTGTCATTGAACAACATACCGGAGGAAAAGTGGACCGCAGTGCGTACAACGGACTCTACAAGACCAACCCGCGCCTGAGCTTCCTCATGACGCTGGCCTTGTTCTCTTTGGCCGGAATCCCACCGTTTGCCGGATTCTTCTCCAAATTCTTCGTATTTGCCTCTGCCTTCCACAGCGGCCACTGGCTGGTAGTATTCCTGGCATTGGTAAACACCATCATTTCTCTCTACTACTACCTGCTGATTGTGAAAGCCATGTACATCACTCCCAACGATACGCCGATTGCTACTTTCCGTACACCGGCCCTGGCAGGTACAGGATTGTTCATCTGCCTCATCGGAGTCATCATTCTGGGACTTTGCAGCGGAGTGTACGACTTGTTCAGCCACGTAGCTGGATTGGGATTCTAATCCGATAAACATATTATCGTTTTTATAAGGGTCATCTCAAATCTGTTTGAGGTGGCCTTTTTCTTTTAATCCATTTTTCACATTTCTTCCCGTCACCCAATTCAAAACCGCAAAATATTTTATCTAAAAGCATCAAATATAATAATTTTTAAACCATTATGTCAGTATATAAAATAAAATTACTTCAAAATGATTTTATATTACAAGAATATATTACTTTTGCGGCGTACTTAAACATATAAATTAAACTAACATCAACACAAAATTCACTATGAGTTCTAAATCATGTTTTTCAAAAAGTAGCTGCTTCCTACTGGCAAGTGCCTTAATCGGCACCTCTCTGCCTGCTTTTGCTACTTCTTCAGAGACCAGTACTAATCTGGTTGTCCAACAACAAAACCAAAAACTAAAAGGACAAGTCATTGACGCCAAAACAGGTGATCCTGTAATCGGAGTGAACATTCTGGTAAAAGGGACTACCAACGGAACCATCACAGACATCGATGGAAAATATGAAATCAATGCTCCCGTAGGTTCCCTTCTTCAAATCTCTTTCATCGGATACCAGACAGTAGAAATAAAAGCCACAGCCGGTGAACAAACCATCAAGCTGCAAGAAGATACCGAAACTTTGGATGAAGTGGTAGTAGTAGGTTATGGCGTACAGAAAAAGGAAAGTCTGACTGGCGCCATGTCTACACTGAAAGAAAACAGACTGAAAGATATCACCACACCGACTGTGGAAAACATGCTGAACGGTAAAGTCTCCGGAGTATATGTAGCGCCGGGCTCAGGACAGCCGGGTTCCAACGGAGCCGTACAGATTCGTGGACGTGCCACACTGAGTGGAAGTACCTCTCCGCTATGGGTAATCGATGGAGTCATCGTAGGTGAAGACCCCGGCGTACTGAACCCCTCGGATATTGAGAACATGACCATATTGAAGGATGCGGCCTCTACTGCCATCTACGGTTCACAAGGTGCAAACGGTGTCATCATCGTGACCACCAAAATGGGAAAGAGCGAAAAGATGAAAATCAATGCCTCCGTCAAACTGGGTGTCAGTACCATGACCAACGGAAAGATGGAAATGATGAATGGAGCAGAACTCTACGATTATTATGCATCCTTCCCCAATCAGGAAGACATCAAATTCTCACGCTGGAATCCCGATTTGAGAAACGCCAACTTCGACTGGGGAGACTTGGCCTCACAAGCTGGATTTACACAAGACTATAATCTTTCCTTATCCGGAGGAAATGAAAAAATGAGTTCCTATTTCTCCTTGGGATATTATAGCGAAGAAGGAACCGTAAAAGGATACAAGTACGACCGGTACAGCTTCCGCTACCGTTCCAACTACAAGCCCTTCTCCTGGCTGACCATCAAACCGAACATTTCAGGTTCGATGAAGAATACCAACGATGCCCAGTATGATTACACCGCCAAATATACCATGTTCCCTTGGGATAGCCCATACGATGAAGATGGCAATCTGGTTCCCGACCGTTACAGCGGATGGGTGGACAGCTCTGACCTGAATTACCTGAATGCCCTTTCTTATGGAAACCATACCACACAGAAAACATACGAGTTCTCCGGCAATTTCGACTTTGATATCAAAATCACCGATTGGCTGACTTTCACCTCGGTCAATAACTACCGCTGGACCGGATACTTCCAGTCTACTTATACAGACCCGCGTACAGACAGCGCCTCCGGTGTGCAGGGACGTGTGGAAGAAGAACAGACCAATAACATCCAACGCTACACCAACCAATACCTGACTTTCAACAAGATGTTCGGAAAACATTCCGTACAAGCCTTGCTAGCCTACGAATTCATGGATACATCGGCCAAAGTCATCAATGCCAAAGGGACCGGTATCGTTTCCGGATTTGAGGTACTGGATGCAACTGCCACCCCGGAAGAAGTCGGAGGAAATCTTACCGAATGGGCCAAACAGTCTGTGTTTGCAAAAGTAAACTATGCTTACGACAACCGTTACCTTGCGGAAGCCTCCATCCGACGAGACGGCGCTTCCAACTTCGGTGACGACAAAAAATACGGTAACTTCTTCTCCATCAGTGCCGGATGGAACATCAACCGTGAGAAATGGTTCAAGGCCGACTGGGTAGACGTATTGAAACTCCGTGCCTCATACGGTTCGGTAGGTAACATTCCTTATTCCAAATATCCGCAATATGGCTTGTATTCCGTTTCTTCCAACTACAACGGCATTCCGGCCATCCTGATCAGTCAGGTGGGAAACAAGGACCTGACATGGGAACAGACTTATACCGCAGGAATCGGTGTAGATGCCAATTTCTTCGACAACCGCCTGCGTTTCGTATTCGACTACTACAACAAATATACTTCCAACATCTTGTACCAGGTTCCGGTTTCCGGACTGACCGGAATCACCAGCCGTTGGCAGAATGTAGGAGAAATGCGTAACTCCGGTATAGAAATCACCATTGGAGGCGACATTATCCGTACAAAAGACTGGTTATGGAGCATTGACCTGAATATGGGTTACAACAAAAACAAACTGGAGAAACTGTATGGCGACGATCCGGACATGATGATTATCGGTGGTGGCGGTAATGATACCAGCATTGCCGGAGCAGCAGAAAAAGTGTTGAAGGTAGGTTACAGCACCGACCGTTACTATCTGCGTGAATGGGCCGGAGTCGACCCGAAAAACGGTTCCCCTCTGTGGTACAA includes:
- the nuoL gene encoding NADH-quinone oxidoreductase subunit L, encoding MDYTILILALPMLSFLLLALAGMKMPHRVAGAIGTLSLGVVAVLSYLTAFSYFTAPRTAEGLYPTLTPWNIEWLPFTSSLHIDMGILLDPISVMMLVVISTVSLMVHIYSFGYMKGEVGFQRYYAFLSLFTFSMLGLVVATNIFQMYVFWELVGVSSYLLIGFYYTKPEAIAASKKAFIVTRFADLGFLIGILIYGYYMQTFTFTPGTERLMQAGMVLPLALGLMFVGGAGKSAMFPLHIWLPDAMEGPTPVSALIHAATMVVAGVYLVARMFPLFIGYAPHTLHIVAWVGAFTAFYAASVACAQSDIKRVLAFSTISQIGFMMVALGVCTAADPHEGGLGYMAGMFHLFTHAMFKALLFLGAGCIIHAVHSNEMETMGGLHKYMPITHITFLIACLAIAGIPPFSGFFSKDEILTACFQYSPVIGWIMTIIAGMTAFYMFRLYYCIFWGKENKELHAHHVPHESPLTMTFPLMFLALVTLVAGFIPFGHFVSSNGHAYDIHLDWGVAGTSIVIAVIAIALATWMYAREKQPVAEMLAQRFSTLHRAAYKRFYMDEIWLFVTKKIIFRCVSTPLAWFDRHVIDQFMNFMAWSTNAAGETVQPIQNGKIQTYTHYFLAGIIVLTIILLLN
- a CDS encoding NuoM family protein, producing the protein MNILSLFVLIPLLMLLGLWIARNVNQVRGVMVAGSSILLVLAAYLTVSYIGQRHAGATAEMLFTDSITWYAPLHICYSVGVDGISVVMLLLSSIIVFTGTFASWKLKPLTKEYFLWFTLLSTGVFGFFISTDLFTMFMFYEVALIPMYLLIGVWGSGRKEYAAMKLTLMLMGGSAFLLIGILGIYYGAGAETMNILEIVKHQIPTEMQRIFFPMVFLGFGVLGALFPFHTWSPDGHASAPTAVSMLHAGVLMKLGGYGCFRIAMYLMPTGAAIWGDFFLVLTTISVVYGAFSAVVQTDLKYINAYSSVSHCGLVLFALLMMTRVSATGAILQMLSHGLMTALFFALIGMIYGRTHTRDIRQLSGLMKIMPFLSVGYVIAGLANLGLPGLSGFIAEMTVFVGSFQNPDLFHRTCTVIATMSIVITAVYILRVVGKILYGTCHNPEHLKLTDATWDERLAVICLIVAVAGLGLAPYWVSNVISGSVEPIISQLIR
- a CDS encoding NADH-quinone oxidoreductase subunit N — protein: MSELFTMQAEISLVAIILLLLLADLIMKTPSHKPLQYMACVFMVVQLALNIVPTSGEAFGGMYHATQMASVVKTILTAGTLLVFLQSGEWLSREDTRHKAGEFYMLTLSTLLGMYFMVSAGSFILFYVGLELASIPMACLVAFDKFRHHSAEAGAKFILNSMFSSALMLYGISMVYGTTGTTYFADVTAALTGTPLQIMAMVFFFAGLGFKLSLVPFHMWTPDTYQGAPTNVSAYLSVISKGAAAFALMSILVKVFGQMVADWSLLLSIVIVLTITIANIFAILQEDLKRFMAYSSISQAGYIMLAVLGGNEQGMASLVYYLVVYIAANLAVFGVISVIEQHTGGKVDRSAYNGLYKTNPRLSFLMTLALFSLAGIPPFAGFFSKFFVFASAFHSGHWLVVFLALVNTIISLYYYLLIVKAMYITPNDTPIATFRTPALAGTGLFICLIGVIILGLCSGVYDLFSHVAGLGF
- a CDS encoding TonB-dependent receptor, which encodes MSSKSCFSKSSCFLLASALIGTSLPAFATSSETSTNLVVQQQNQKLKGQVIDAKTGDPVIGVNILVKGTTNGTITDIDGKYEINAPVGSLLQISFIGYQTVEIKATAGEQTIKLQEDTETLDEVVVVGYGVQKKESLTGAMSTLKENRLKDITTPTVENMLNGKVSGVYVAPGSGQPGSNGAVQIRGRATLSGSTSPLWVIDGVIVGEDPGVLNPSDIENMTILKDAASTAIYGSQGANGVIIVTTKMGKSEKMKINASVKLGVSTMTNGKMEMMNGAELYDYYASFPNQEDIKFSRWNPDLRNANFDWGDLASQAGFTQDYNLSLSGGNEKMSSYFSLGYYSEEGTVKGYKYDRYSFRYRSNYKPFSWLTIKPNISGSMKNTNDAQYDYTAKYTMFPWDSPYDEDGNLVPDRYSGWVDSSDLNYLNALSYGNHTTQKTYEFSGNFDFDIKITDWLTFTSVNNYRWTGYFQSTYTDPRTDSASGVQGRVEEEQTNNIQRYTNQYLTFNKMFGKHSVQALLAYEFMDTSAKVINAKGTGIVSGFEVLDATATPEEVGGNLTEWAKQSVFAKVNYAYDNRYLAEASIRRDGASNFGDDKKYGNFFSISAGWNINREKWFKADWVDVLKLRASYGSVGNIPYSKYPQYGLYSVSSNYNGIPAILISQVGNKDLTWEQTYTAGIGVDANFFDNRLRFVFDYYNKYTSNILYQVPVSGLTGITSRWQNVGEMRNSGIEITIGGDIIRTKDWLWSIDLNMGYNKNKLEKLYGDDPDMMIIGGGGNDTSIAGAAEKVLKVGYSTDRYYLREWAGVDPKNGSPLWYKNDGSGETTSNYSEAQQVMTEATSPKLFGGFNTTLTWKNIDLNASFGYSLGGKIYNYSRQEYDSDGAYTDRNQMKLIDGWSRWEKEGDIATHPLASYGNNSNSNKASTRYLEDGDYLKLRSLSIGYNLDLSKYYIQNMRIYFTAENVFTVTKFSGIDPEVPAYYDETTGTYKAIGTAGANLYPSTRKFMFGINLTF